The Streptomyces sp. NBC_01268 genome window below encodes:
- a CDS encoding acyl-CoA dehydrogenase family protein yields the protein MSDLLYSETEDDLRAAVRALLADRAGSQTVLDRIESPDPYPPGLWDALAGGIGAAGLLVPEKLGGQGASHREAAVVLEELGRAVTPAPYLTSAVVATTTLLALGAEQGPAADLLRALANAERVAVLAVPFSTAPDGRPAGTGSHGSAGPAVPATPVPAVPDAVAADVFLVPRADGLYAVDASDAVVTPLSSLDLTRPLATVDPDGAAGTRLADAGAAREAVRRGLLAGAGLLASEQLGLAEWCLEETVRHTRERHQFNRPVGSFQALKHRMAQLWLELVGARAVARAAADALATGAGDAALTVAVAQAYCSKVAVRAAEECVQLHGGIGMTWEHPAHLALKRAKSDAIGLGSAGRHQDAVASLADLPAPA from the coding sequence ATGAGCGACCTGCTGTACTCCGAGACCGAGGACGACCTGCGCGCGGCGGTCCGCGCCCTGCTCGCCGACCGGGCCGGCTCGCAGACCGTGCTCGACCGGATCGAATCACCGGACCCGTACCCGCCCGGCCTCTGGGACGCCCTCGCGGGCGGCATCGGCGCCGCCGGGCTCCTCGTGCCCGAGAAGCTGGGCGGCCAGGGCGCGAGCCACCGCGAGGCGGCCGTCGTCCTGGAGGAGCTGGGGCGGGCGGTGACCCCGGCCCCGTACCTGACGAGCGCCGTGGTGGCGACCACGACCCTGCTCGCCCTCGGCGCGGAGCAGGGCCCCGCCGCGGACCTGCTCCGCGCCCTGGCGAACGCCGAACGCGTCGCCGTCCTGGCCGTGCCCTTCTCCACGGCCCCGGACGGACGCCCGGCGGGCACGGGCTCCCACGGCTCCGCGGGACCGGCCGTCCCCGCCACACCCGTCCCCGCCGTGCCCGACGCCGTCGCGGCCGACGTCTTCCTCGTCCCGCGCGCCGACGGCCTGTACGCCGTCGACGCCTCGGACGCCGTCGTCACCCCGCTCTCCTCGCTCGACCTGACCCGGCCGCTCGCCACCGTCGACCCGGACGGCGCGGCGGGCACCCGCCTCGCCGACGCCGGCGCCGCGCGCGAGGCGGTGCGGCGCGGGCTGCTCGCGGGCGCCGGGCTGCTCGCCTCCGAGCAGCTCGGGCTCGCCGAGTGGTGCCTGGAGGAGACCGTGCGGCACACCCGGGAGCGGCACCAGTTCAACCGGCCGGTCGGCTCCTTCCAGGCGCTGAAGCACCGGATGGCCCAGCTCTGGCTGGAGCTGGTGGGCGCCAGGGCGGTGGCCCGGGCCGCCGCGGACGCGCTCGCGACCGGCGCCGGGGACGCCGCCCTGACGGTGGCCGTCGCCCAGGCGTACTGCTCGAAGGTGGCGGTGCGCGCGGCGGAGGAGTGCGTGCAGTTGCACGGCGGCATCGGGATGACCTGGGAGCACCCGGCCCACCTGGCGCTGAAGCGGGCCAAGTCCGATGCCATCGGCCTGGGTTCGGCGGGCCGCCACCAGGACGCGGTCGCGTCCCTGGCGGACCTGCCGGCTCCCGCCTAG
- a CDS encoding NAD(P)/FAD-dependent oxidoreductase, translated as MNDNEQTPDTYDVVVVGGGAAGLSAALVLGRARRSTLVVDAGEPRNAPAAHMQGYLTRDGMSPAAFLEAGRREIAGYGVERTEGVVTAATPDGAGGFALALADGRRVRARRLIVTTGLVDELPELDGLTGRWGRDVLHCPYCHGWEVRDRAFGVLAHPELPAHQALMVSQWSADVTLFLHTAAAPGAQDAARLAAAGVTVVTGEVAGLVVEDDRLTGVRMADGRTVPREVLFVGPRPVPRDGLLTALGAETGETPFGAFVAVDETGRTSVPGVWAAGNAIGAHEQVVNAASGGYRAAAAVNGDLLLSDLDRGAAGPAA; from the coding sequence ATGAACGACAACGAGCAGACCCCTGACACGTACGACGTCGTGGTCGTCGGCGGTGGCGCGGCGGGGCTGAGCGCGGCCCTGGTCCTCGGCCGGGCCCGGCGCAGCACCCTGGTGGTCGACGCCGGTGAGCCGCGCAACGCGCCCGCCGCCCACATGCAGGGCTACCTCACCCGGGACGGCATGAGCCCGGCCGCGTTCCTGGAGGCGGGACGGCGGGAGATCGCCGGGTACGGGGTGGAGCGCACCGAGGGCGTCGTGACCGCGGCGACGCCGGACGGGGCCGGGGGCTTCGCGCTCGCCCTGGCGGACGGGCGCCGGGTCCGGGCCCGCCGGCTGATCGTCACGACCGGGCTCGTGGACGAGCTGCCGGAGCTCGACGGGCTCACCGGGCGCTGGGGCCGGGACGTGCTCCACTGCCCGTACTGCCACGGCTGGGAGGTCCGCGACCGGGCCTTCGGCGTGCTGGCCCACCCGGAACTCCCCGCCCACCAGGCGCTGATGGTCTCCCAGTGGTCCGCCGACGTGACCCTCTTCCTGCACACGGCCGCGGCCCCCGGCGCGCAGGACGCCGCCCGCCTGGCGGCGGCCGGTGTGACGGTCGTGACGGGCGAGGTGGCGGGCCTCGTCGTCGAGGACGACCGCCTGACCGGCGTACGGATGGCCGACGGGCGGACCGTGCCGCGCGAGGTGCTCTTCGTGGGCCCCCGGCCGGTCCCCCGCGACGGGCTGCTCACGGCGCTCGGCGCGGAGACCGGCGAGACGCCGTTCGGCGCCTTCGTGGCCGTGGACGAGACGGGGCGGACCAGCGTGCCGGGCGTGTGGGCGGCGGGGAACGCGATCGGCGCGCACGAGCAGGTGGTCAACGCGGCGAGCGGCGGCTACCGGGCCGCCGCCGCGGTCAACGGGGACCTGCTCCTGTCCGACCTGGACCGCGGGGCGGCGGGCCCCGCGGCCTGA
- a CDS encoding acyl-CoA dehydrogenase family protein translates to MTGTPPGADALIERTRRLLSEHPPATTGRAAFLEARFDAGLAWVHYPVRLGGLDAPRSLQAVVDAELAAAGAPDNDPRRIGIGLGMAAPTLLAYGSQEVKERFLKPLWVGEEVWCQLFSEPGAGSDLAALGTRAVRDGDEWVVNGQKVWTSSAHVARWAILIARTDPELPKHRGITYFVCDMTDPGVEVRPLRQITGEAEFNEVFLTDVRIPDAHRLGEVGDGWRVAQTTLMNERVSIGGARIPREGGMIGKAAGTWRARPELRTHDLHRRLLDLWVDAEVARLTGERLRQQLVAGQPGPEGSAMKLFFAGLNQAISGLEVELLGDEGLSYGDWTMVRPELVDFTGRDAGYRYLRSKGNSIEGGTSEVLLNIVAERVLGLPAEPRNDKDVAWKDLAR, encoded by the coding sequence ATGACCGGCACACCCCCCGGCGCCGACGCGCTCATCGAGCGCACCCGGCGGCTGCTCTCCGAGCACCCGCCCGCCACCACCGGCCGCGCCGCGTTCCTGGAGGCCCGCTTCGACGCCGGACTCGCCTGGGTGCACTACCCGGTCCGCCTCGGCGGACTCGACGCGCCGCGCTCCCTCCAGGCCGTCGTGGACGCCGAACTGGCCGCCGCCGGAGCCCCCGACAACGATCCGCGCCGGATCGGCATCGGCCTCGGCATGGCCGCCCCCACCCTCCTCGCGTACGGCTCGCAGGAGGTCAAGGAGCGCTTCCTGAAGCCGCTCTGGGTCGGCGAGGAGGTCTGGTGCCAGCTCTTCAGCGAGCCCGGCGCCGGCTCCGACCTCGCCGCGCTGGGCACCCGCGCCGTGCGGGACGGGGACGAGTGGGTGGTCAACGGGCAGAAGGTGTGGACCTCCAGCGCCCATGTGGCCCGCTGGGCCATCCTCATCGCCCGCACCGACCCGGAGCTGCCCAAGCACCGCGGCATCACCTACTTCGTCTGCGACATGACCGACCCGGGCGTCGAGGTGCGGCCGCTGCGGCAGATCACCGGCGAGGCCGAGTTCAACGAGGTCTTCCTCACCGACGTCCGGATCCCCGACGCCCACCGCCTGGGCGAGGTCGGGGACGGCTGGCGGGTCGCCCAGACCACCCTCATGAACGAGCGGGTCTCCATCGGCGGCGCCCGCATCCCCCGCGAGGGCGGCATGATCGGCAAGGCCGCCGGGACCTGGCGCGCCCGGCCCGAGCTGCGCACCCACGACCTGCACCGGCGGCTGCTCGACCTGTGGGTGGACGCCGAGGTCGCCCGGCTCACCGGCGAGCGCCTGCGCCAGCAGCTCGTCGCCGGCCAGCCGGGGCCCGAGGGCAGCGCGATGAAGCTGTTCTTCGCCGGTCTCAACCAGGCCATCAGCGGCCTGGAGGTGGAACTCCTCGGCGACGAGGGCCTGTCGTACGGGGACTGGACGATGGTCCGGCCCGAGCTCGTCGACTTCACCGGGCGCGACGCGGGCTACCGCTATCTCCGCTCGAAGGGCAACTCGATCGAGGGCGGTACGAGCGAGGTGCTGCTCAACATCGTCGCCGAGCGGGTCCTCGGCCTGCCCGCCGAGCCCCGCAACGACAAGGACGTCGCCTGGAAGGACCTCGCGCGATGA
- a CDS encoding SDR family oxidoreductase produces the protein MEETRGTPREGAYDTPGLPAPPPLGASALPAGTFEGRVVLVTGGGSGLGKAIAAEFARLGADLAILGRTAGRLAAAREELAAVAGTRVVTGVCDIRDPERIAGVLDSCEAALGARPDVLVNCAAANFPVPAEELSPNGWRAVVDITLSGTWFTTREFARRHLAAGTPGSVVNVGASYAWTGGPGYAHSAAAKAGVKNLTETLAVEWGPYGIQVNGLVPGLMPHEEMVPAVRANLDRAGHPELRQPALPVGRPRELGWAATFLASPYARFVSGHTLVVDGANWQRRSLVNEPVVPVRAQLGRGPFTWEGPERAHGG, from the coding sequence ATGGAGGAGACGAGAGGGACACCGCGTGAAGGGGCGTACGACACTCCCGGGCTGCCCGCCCCTCCGCCGCTCGGCGCGAGCGCCCTGCCGGCGGGCACGTTCGAGGGCCGGGTGGTCCTGGTGACCGGCGGGGGCTCCGGCCTCGGCAAGGCGATCGCCGCCGAGTTCGCCCGGCTCGGCGCCGATCTGGCCATCCTCGGGCGTACGGCCGGACGGCTCGCGGCGGCCCGTGAGGAGCTGGCGGCGGTCGCCGGGACGCGGGTGGTGACCGGGGTGTGCGACATCCGGGACCCGGAGCGGATCGCCGGGGTCCTGGACTCCTGCGAGGCGGCGCTGGGCGCCCGGCCGGACGTCCTGGTGAACTGCGCGGCGGCCAACTTCCCCGTACCGGCGGAGGAGCTGTCGCCCAACGGCTGGCGGGCGGTGGTGGACATCACGCTCTCCGGGACCTGGTTCACCACCCGGGAGTTCGCCCGGCGGCACCTGGCCGCCGGGACCCCCGGCTCGGTCGTCAACGTCGGCGCCTCGTACGCCTGGACCGGCGGGCCCGGGTACGCCCACTCGGCGGCGGCGAAGGCCGGGGTGAAGAACCTGACGGAGACCCTCGCGGTGGAGTGGGGGCCGTACGGGATCCAGGTCAACGGCCTGGTGCCGGGGCTGATGCCGCACGAGGAGATGGTGCCGGCGGTCCGGGCGAACCTGGACCGGGCCGGGCACCCGGAGCTGCGGCAGCCCGCGCTGCCGGTGGGGCGTCCGCGCGAGCTGGGCTGGGCCGCGACCTTCCTGGCCTCCCCGTACGCCCGGTTCGTCAGCGGGCACACCCTGGTGGTCGACGGCGCCAACTGGCAGCGGCGCTCGCTGGTGAACGAGCCGGTGGTGCCGGTACGGGCCCAGCTGGGGCGCGGCCCGTTCACATGGGAGGGCCCGGAGCGGGCACACGGGGGCTGA
- a CDS encoding NADPH:quinone oxidoreductase family protein, with the protein MQAWRVHENGEPGEVMQRDDVEPPVPGDGQVLLKVRATGINFPDALLCRGQYQVRPPLPFTPGVEICAETEDGRRVIATPVLPHGGLAAYAVADAAALLPAPEALDDAEAAALHIGYQTGWFGLHRRAALQEGETLLVHAAAGGVGSAAVQLGKAAGATVIGVVGGADKAAAARALGCDTVVDRHAEDVVAAVKEATGGRGADVIYDPVGGGAYQQSAKLVAFEGRIVVVGFASGTVPAPALNHALIKNYSILGLHWGLYNLKDPAAVLRCHETLTALAAKGLIKPYVSERVPFDAAADAVQRVSEGVTTGRLVVLPEGVRA; encoded by the coding sequence ATGCAGGCATGGCGAGTGCACGAGAACGGCGAACCGGGCGAGGTGATGCAGCGCGACGACGTCGAGCCCCCGGTGCCCGGCGACGGCCAGGTCCTGCTCAAGGTCCGCGCCACCGGCATCAACTTCCCCGACGCGCTGCTCTGCCGGGGGCAGTACCAGGTGCGGCCGCCGCTGCCCTTCACGCCGGGCGTGGAGATCTGCGCCGAGACCGAGGACGGGCGCCGGGTGATCGCCACCCCCGTCCTGCCGCACGGTGGCCTCGCCGCCTACGCGGTGGCCGACGCCGCCGCCCTGCTGCCCGCCCCCGAGGCCCTGGACGACGCCGAGGCCGCCGCCCTCCACATCGGCTACCAGACCGGCTGGTTCGGCCTGCACCGCAGGGCCGCCCTCCAGGAGGGCGAGACGCTGCTGGTGCACGCCGCCGCGGGCGGCGTCGGCAGCGCCGCCGTCCAGCTCGGCAAGGCCGCGGGCGCCACCGTCATCGGCGTCGTCGGCGGCGCCGACAAGGCGGCCGCCGCCCGCGCGCTCGGCTGCGACACCGTCGTCGACCGGCACGCCGAGGACGTCGTCGCCGCCGTCAAGGAGGCCACCGGCGGCCGGGGCGCCGACGTGATCTACGACCCCGTCGGCGGCGGCGCCTACCAGCAGTCCGCCAAGCTGGTGGCCTTCGAGGGCCGGATCGTGGTCGTCGGCTTCGCCAGCGGCACCGTGCCCGCCCCCGCCCTCAACCACGCCCTGATCAAGAACTACTCGATCCTGGGCCTGCACTGGGGCCTCTACAACCTCAAGGACCCGGCCGCCGTCCTGCGCTGCCACGAGACCCTCACCGCCCTCGCCGCCAAGGGCCTGATCAAGCCGTACGTCAGCGAGCGGGTCCCCTTCGACGCCGCGGCCGACGCGGTGCAGCGGGTCTCGGAGGGCGTCACCACCGGCCGGCTCGTCGTCCTCCCGGAAGGAGTCCGCGCATGA
- a CDS encoding helix-turn-helix domain-containing protein, with protein MTTDDDRIDSVLNEVGPRLRRIRRERGATLAELSATTGISVSTLSRLESGQRKPSLELLLPIARAHQVPLDELVGAPPVGDPRVRAKPIVRHGRTMYPLTRQPGGLQAYKVVQEPGAEAGEPRVHEGYEWLYVLSGSLRLVLGDHDVVLGSGEAAEFDTRVPHWFGPAGDRPVEFLSLFGPQGERMHVRARPKKS; from the coding sequence ATGACCACCGACGACGATCGCATCGACTCCGTGCTGAACGAGGTCGGCCCCCGGCTGCGCCGCATCCGGCGCGAGCGCGGGGCCACCCTCGCGGAGCTCTCCGCCACCACCGGCATCTCCGTGAGCACCCTCTCCCGGCTGGAGTCCGGGCAGCGCAAGCCCAGCCTGGAGCTGCTGCTGCCGATCGCCCGCGCCCACCAGGTGCCGCTCGACGAGCTGGTCGGCGCTCCTCCGGTCGGCGACCCCCGGGTCCGGGCGAAGCCGATCGTCCGGCACGGGCGCACCATGTACCCGCTCACCCGCCAGCCCGGCGGGCTCCAGGCGTACAAGGTCGTCCAGGAGCCCGGCGCGGAGGCGGGCGAGCCGCGCGTCCACGAGGGGTACGAGTGGCTGTACGTGCTCTCCGGAAGTCTGCGGCTCGTGCTGGGCGACCACGACGTGGTGCTCGGCTCCGGAGAGGCCGCCGAGTTCGACACCCGGGTGCCCCACTGGTTCGGGCCCGCCGGGGACCGGCCGGTGGAGTTCCTGAGCCTGTTCGGGCCGCAGGGGGAGCGGATGCACGTGAGGGCGCGACCCAAGAAGTCCTGA